The following coding sequences lie in one Lolium perenne isolate Kyuss_39 chromosome 2, Kyuss_2.0, whole genome shotgun sequence genomic window:
- the LOC127334364 gene encoding uncharacterized protein yields the protein MACRALALRSLLLPDPLHHLTLRAAASAPAARSRCGRRPRRGLRCCSSESGAGDPGQPPQEAVLEAISKVAMSKGRVALTTNMVIGGTVKDDSGDEWLNLDQKVNSYPTDRGFTAIGIGGEDFVHAMVDAVESVLQEPIPKGQVTQKISSRGKYVSVKIGPIRVVSSEQVQAVYRAMRRDNRMKYFL from the exons ATGGCGTGCCGAGCCCTCGCGCTCCGCTCCCTGCTCCTCCCCGACCCCCTCCACCACCTGACCCTCCGCGCCGCCGCGTCGGCTCCGGCGGCGCGGTCTCGCTGTGGGCGCCGCCCCCGCCGCGGCCTCCGCTGCTGCTCCAGTGAGAGCGGGGCTGGGGACCCGGGGCAGCCGCCGCAGGAGGCCGTGCTCGAGGCCATCTCAA AGGTGGCAATGTCTAAAGGAAGGGTTGCACTCACCACAAATATGGTGATAGGTGGCACTGTCAAAGATGATTCGGGTGATGAATGGCTTAACCTTGATCAGAAG GTGAATTCATATCCCACGGACAGAGGATTTACAGCAATTGGTATTGGAGGTGAAGATTTTGTTCATGCAATGGTTGATGCTGTTGAATCAGTTCTTCAAGAGCCAATTCCCAAG GGCCAAGTAACTCAGAAAATATCTTCGAGGGGGAAATATGTTTCTGTAAAGATTGGACCAATTCGAGTTGTTTCTAGTGAGCAG GTCCAAGCTGTCTACCGCGCCATGAGAAGAGATAACAGGATGAAATACTTCTTATGA